A region of Paenibacillus sp. JNUCC-31 DNA encodes the following proteins:
- a CDS encoding MurR/RpiR family transcriptional regulator has translation MKGGLVRLRALMDDLTPSERKIGAYILDHPQETVQSSVAQLSERSGGSPAAIIRLCKSLGVTGFQELKLKIAGDLQTGEQYQYTEIRPQDSMESIIQHVSANNIQSVKDTVHILDPRLVEQAVDVLHRAKRIFFYGVGASNLIALDAHYKFMRINRTSFSFADPHMQISSATTLREDDAVVCISYSGETSNVISCLKHAREGGAATISITKWGSNTLSSLADVPLMITSTESDIRSGATSSRIAQLNVIDILYLAIASRDYNQSVEYLEKSRQAILEHK, from the coding sequence ATGAAAGGTGGACTTGTACGTTTACGCGCATTAATGGATGACTTGACTCCGTCGGAACGAAAGATTGGAGCTTACATTCTGGATCATCCACAAGAGACGGTTCAGTCCTCGGTGGCACAGCTGTCTGAACGGAGCGGTGGCAGCCCGGCTGCCATTATCCGTCTCTGCAAATCGCTGGGTGTAACGGGTTTTCAGGAGCTGAAGCTGAAGATTGCCGGAGATCTGCAGACAGGTGAGCAATACCAATATACGGAGATTCGTCCCCAGGACTCCATGGAGAGCATTATTCAGCATGTGTCCGCAAACAATATTCAGTCGGTGAAGGATACCGTCCATATTTTGGACCCGCGTCTGGTGGAACAGGCAGTGGACGTGCTTCATCGGGCGAAACGAATCTTTTTCTACGGGGTGGGGGCCTCCAACCTGATTGCGCTGGATGCACACTATAAGTTCATGCGAATCAATCGCACAAGCTTTTCGTTCGCCGATCCGCATATGCAAATTTCGTCCGCAACGACGCTTCGCGAAGATGATGCGGTGGTATGTATCTCGTATTCAGGGGAGACTTCGAACGTGATCTCCTGTCTGAAGCATGCTCGTGAAGGCGGCGCTGCAACGATTAGCATTACCAAGTGGGGGAGCAATACGCTCAGCAGTCTGGCGGATGTGCCCCTGATGATTACTTCCACCGAAAGCGATATCCGGAGCGGAGCAACTTCATCACGGATTGCGCAGTTGAACGTGATCGACATTTTGTATCTGGCGATTGCCAGCCGCGACTACAACCAGTCGGTGGAATATTTGGAGAAGAGCCGGCAGGCTATTCTGGAGCATAAGTGA
- a CDS encoding ABC transporter substrate-binding protein, which yields MVRQCNYRETTREGDDGMKKKGLVWAMLLMMVMVTACGNSGGAASDDPNAEDTVTVWTYPVHGTYEDELKDLIVDFNKEHPNITVKTEMLSWAEGPKKFDVALNAGNPPDLYFHSVDGTYVNTGLALELDSYLTPEIKDDYLPGTLELGQIQGKQYGLPLYQFQWAWGGNKRILEEAGMDWKSIQQNGWTWSEFNAAAAKLTKTLDGGAKQYALVTDGTSLDFIEMLSRNNGMIDVLDKAGTFQWNDGRILDTLTFIKNLMDQGYMPKETAALAPAKRTDMFYAGETAIISKAIPYYDVMIQNRNKDIDDGKVQGEKIDFVLLPVPHNDDQPAATTMGGEGYVAFKQKKDKGEQHAKNTFLVMEALSGAKAGNSANELALPFVRQSQVDLFKGKELGQADNLAAAKVMAEDIAMPVVLELDIDKASQQKQFKEQVVKPNIQALFSGEKTPEQIAEDFKNKGQQMFGQ from the coding sequence ATGGTTAGGCAATGCAATTATCGGGAGACGACACGCGAAGGAGATGACGGGATGAAAAAGAAGGGTCTGGTATGGGCAATGTTGTTGATGATGGTCATGGTTACTGCCTGCGGGAATAGCGGGGGTGCTGCTTCAGATGATCCCAATGCAGAAGATACGGTGACCGTATGGACGTATCCAGTACATGGGACATATGAAGATGAACTGAAGGATCTGATCGTTGATTTCAATAAAGAACACCCAAATATTACCGTGAAGACGGAAATGCTCTCCTGGGCGGAAGGGCCCAAAAAATTCGATGTCGCTTTGAACGCGGGCAACCCGCCGGATCTTTACTTTCATAGTGTAGACGGCACATATGTGAATACAGGATTGGCACTTGAGCTGGACAGCTACCTGACACCTGAGATCAAGGATGACTATCTGCCAGGTACGCTTGAATTAGGTCAGATCCAAGGGAAACAGTACGGACTGCCGTTGTATCAATTCCAATGGGCATGGGGCGGCAACAAACGCATTCTCGAGGAAGCGGGCATGGACTGGAAATCGATTCAGCAAAATGGCTGGACCTGGTCCGAATTCAACGCTGCCGCAGCCAAGCTGACCAAAACGCTGGATGGCGGGGCTAAACAATATGCACTGGTTACCGACGGAACCTCGCTTGATTTCATTGAAATGCTGTCCCGAAACAACGGCATGATTGACGTTCTCGACAAAGCCGGCACGTTCCAATGGAATGATGGCCGTATTCTGGATACGCTCACTTTTATCAAAAATCTGATGGATCAAGGGTATATGCCGAAGGAAACGGCTGCACTTGCTCCAGCCAAACGGACGGATATGTTCTACGCCGGTGAAACGGCGATCATCTCCAAAGCGATTCCTTATTATGATGTGATGATTCAGAACCGCAACAAGGATATTGATGACGGCAAGGTACAAGGAGAGAAAATTGATTTTGTTCTGCTGCCTGTACCGCATAATGACGATCAACCTGCGGCGACAACGATGGGCGGCGAAGGATATGTAGCCTTCAAACAAAAGAAGGACAAAGGCGAGCAGCATGCCAAAAATACGTTCCTGGTGATGGAGGCGCTCAGTGGTGCCAAAGCAGGGAACTCGGCTAATGAATTGGCTCTTCCATTCGTAAGACAATCCCAGGTGGATCTGTTTAAAGGAAAAGAACTTGGTCAAGCGGATAATCTGGCTGCTGCGAAAGTCATGGCAGAGGATATTGCTATGCCGGTTGTACTGGAACTGGATATCGACAAAGCATCACAGCAAAAACAATTCAAGGAACAAGTGGTGAAGCCTAACATTCAGGCACTGTTCTCGGGTGAGAAAACACCGGAGCAGATCGCAGAAGACTTCAAGAACAAAGGCCAGCAGATGTTCGGACAATAA
- a CDS encoding carbohydrate ABC transporter permease gives MQTALAPKPSVPRTSRAARFWRDYGWAYLFILAPVLLFLIFTLYPVLTALVMSFQKYNIMNSTWVGLDNYERLVKDETFWKSIKNTLIFTVGTVPVNILITFVLSYFIFQMKSKWQTFFKATLYLPAVASGVTISIVWLAIFDPTDSGLLNRFLGLFGLDPVIWLGQSGTALFSLILMNWLGSHGAGIILYLAAMGGIPKSLYEAADIDHASGWTQFSKITWPLLKPTTLYLLVTGVITSFQVFISVYLMTQGGPNFATTTIAYLIYETAFKFYEFGLASAQSFVLAIIIIVISVIQFKYFSSDIEY, from the coding sequence ATGCAGACCGCCCTTGCGCCAAAACCGTCTGTGCCTCGGACCTCCCGGGCTGCCCGGTTTTGGCGAGACTACGGGTGGGCGTATTTGTTCATTTTGGCGCCTGTCCTGCTGTTTCTCATTTTCACACTGTATCCCGTTCTGACGGCTCTCGTGATGAGCTTCCAGAAATACAACATTATGAACTCGACGTGGGTTGGATTGGATAACTACGAGCGACTGGTGAAAGATGAGACGTTCTGGAAGTCGATTAAAAATACACTCATCTTTACGGTAGGTACCGTACCAGTCAACATCCTCATTACATTTGTGCTGTCCTACTTCATCTTCCAGATGAAAAGCAAGTGGCAGACGTTCTTCAAAGCAACATTGTATCTGCCTGCGGTAGCATCCGGGGTAACGATTTCCATCGTATGGCTGGCGATCTTCGATCCAACCGATTCGGGACTGCTGAACCGCTTCCTCGGTCTGTTCGGCCTTGATCCGGTGATCTGGCTGGGCCAGTCGGGAACGGCACTATTTTCACTCATTCTGATGAACTGGCTCGGATCGCACGGAGCGGGTATTATCCTGTACCTGGCAGCCATGGGCGGTATTCCAAAGTCGTTGTACGAAGCGGCAGATATTGATCATGCCAGCGGCTGGACCCAGTTCAGCAAAATTACATGGCCGCTCCTCAAACCAACGACGCTATATCTGCTCGTGACAGGTGTGATTACGTCCTTCCAGGTGTTCATCTCGGTATATCTGATGACACAGGGTGGGCCGAACTTTGCGACCACAACGATTGCTTACCTGATCTACGAGACGGCATTCAAGTTTTATGAGTTCGGATTGGCTTCTGCACAGTCGTTCGTACTGGCGATTATCATCATTGTCATCTCCGTCATACAGTTCAAATATTTCTCCAGCGATATTGAGTATTAA
- a CDS encoding ABC transporter ATP-binding protein — translation MARVEFRQVRKEFKDDHKGTFTAVAGSDFVIEDKEFVVFVGPSGCGKTTSLRMIAGLEKQTSGDIVIGERVVNDLHPKDRDIAMVFQDYALYPHMTIRENLSFGLKNLKKPKSYIDEKVRNAASILGLEAMLERKPRELSGGQRQRVAVGRAIVRDPQVFLFDEPLSNLDAKLRVQMRVELGELHKRLGATIVYVTHDQVEAMTLGERIVVMNHGDIQQVASPKELYASPRNMFVAGFIGSPAMNFIDARIEGTQVVVEGTSFTLPEDVLARLQGYQGRQVIMGLRPEHIFGDDVAPNIPTDHMLKARVQVVEHLGSENLVYFHSGARTVTAKVHPETHAYVGMDKNFVLDLRKAHFFDPETELAIGRE, via the coding sequence ATGGCACGCGTGGAGTTTCGCCAAGTGCGCAAAGAATTCAAAGACGATCATAAAGGAACGTTCACGGCTGTGGCCGGCTCGGACTTTGTTATAGAAGATAAGGAATTCGTGGTTTTTGTGGGTCCTTCAGGTTGTGGCAAGACGACGTCACTGCGGATGATTGCGGGACTGGAAAAACAGACGAGTGGCGATATTGTCATCGGGGAACGGGTTGTGAACGATCTGCATCCGAAGGATCGGGATATCGCAATGGTATTTCAGGATTATGCACTCTATCCGCATATGACCATCCGTGAAAATTTGTCCTTTGGCCTGAAAAATCTCAAGAAGCCAAAGTCCTATATCGATGAAAAGGTACGGAACGCTGCCTCCATTCTGGGACTGGAAGCAATGCTGGAGCGCAAACCGCGCGAGCTGTCCGGTGGTCAACGCCAGCGTGTGGCGGTGGGCCGGGCAATCGTCCGTGATCCGCAGGTGTTTCTGTTTGACGAGCCGCTCTCCAATCTGGATGCCAAGCTGCGGGTGCAGATGCGGGTGGAATTGGGTGAACTGCATAAACGGCTCGGTGCCACGATTGTATACGTCACGCATGATCAGGTGGAGGCCATGACACTCGGGGAGCGCATCGTGGTCATGAATCATGGAGATATTCAGCAGGTAGCTTCACCGAAAGAACTGTATGCGAGTCCGCGCAATATGTTTGTTGCCGGATTTATCGGTTCCCCGGCGATGAACTTCATTGATGCCCGGATCGAAGGTACACAGGTCGTCGTGGAGGGAACATCCTTCACCTTGCCAGAGGATGTACTCGCTCGTCTTCAGGGTTATCAGGGTAGGCAGGTGATTATGGGCCTGCGTCCAGAGCATATTTTTGGTGACGACGTCGCTCCGAATATCCCGACAGATCATATGCTGAAGGCGCGGGTCCAGGTAGTGGAGCACCTGGGTTCCGAGAATCTGGTGTATTTCCATTCGGGTGCCCGTACTGTTACGGCTAAGGTCCACCCGGAAACACATGCTTATGTAGGCATGGACAAAAATTTTGTACTGGACCTGCGTAAGGCGCACTTTTTTGACCCGGAGACGGAATTGGCGATTGGACGGGAGTAA
- the murQ gene encoding N-acetylmuramic acid 6-phosphate etherase, producing the protein MNHMLNSLLTEQPNPLTDHIDELPTAEIMELINKEDQRIAELIQPLIPVIAQAADRILKAFQSGGRLFYVGAGTSGRLGILDASECPPTYGTPPSMVQGIIAGGFRAVKDPVEGAEDSEELGAADLDEHGLDENDVVVGIAASGRTPYVLGAMRHAKKIGATVISLSNNAGTPMTLLADVSIEAVVGPEVVMGSTRMKAGSAQKMILNMLTTTAMIRLGKVYRNFMVDLNPSNEKLVHRAKRMIHLATGANEADIEQAFAGADGHVKTAIVMLMAGVDAVEAQRRLDLVDGFVRSAIAGPS; encoded by the coding sequence ATGAATCACATGCTGAACTCATTATTAACGGAACAACCCAATCCACTAACGGATCACATAGATGAATTGCCAACGGCAGAAATTATGGAACTGATCAATAAGGAAGATCAACGGATTGCAGAGCTCATTCAGCCCCTGATCCCGGTCATTGCCCAAGCGGCGGACCGCATATTGAAGGCATTCCAGTCCGGCGGCAGGCTGTTCTATGTAGGTGCAGGTACCAGTGGACGTTTGGGGATACTTGACGCTTCAGAATGTCCGCCAACTTATGGAACCCCTCCCTCTATGGTGCAGGGCATTATTGCAGGAGGATTCCGGGCAGTGAAAGACCCGGTGGAAGGTGCTGAAGATAGCGAAGAATTAGGAGCTGCGGACCTGGATGAACATGGATTGGACGAAAACGATGTCGTGGTTGGCATTGCCGCCAGTGGGCGAACGCCGTATGTGCTGGGTGCGATGAGACACGCCAAAAAGATCGGAGCTACTGTGATCAGTCTGAGTAACAACGCAGGTACACCGATGACCCTACTGGCAGATGTAAGCATCGAGGCTGTTGTTGGCCCGGAGGTTGTCATGGGTTCTACACGTATGAAGGCAGGCAGCGCCCAGAAAATGATTCTGAACATGCTGACCACGACCGCCATGATTCGTCTGGGCAAGGTTTACCGTAATTTCATGGTCGATCTGAATCCTTCCAATGAGAAGCTTGTCCATCGGGCCAAACGCATGATCCATCTGGCAACCGGAGCGAATGAAGCGGACATTGAACAGGCTTTTGCCGGCGCAGACGGTCATGTAAAAACGGCAATCGTCATGCTGATGGCAGGCGTGGACGCGGTGGAAGCCCAGCGCAGGCTGGATCTGGTTGACGGATTTGTCCGCAGCGCCATTGCAGGGCCTTCCTGA
- a CDS encoding N-acetylglucosamine kinase: protein MRVYVGVDGGGTNTDAAIISESGEILARLSGGPTNPHSVPLEQALSELQRVLEQLFNLKSDLSTNCEGICLGMSGVDTVQERQLISDAVNNYMKSRNRQGSESCPVWVVSEGEIALMASLGHTHGVLCISGTGSIVYGFTLEGERYRAGGWGHLLGDEGSGYRIGQRVLQAVMQSYDGILPPTRLTPLLIQKLNLRDISGLKARVYQADWGKSETASIARLAIEAADSGDEVARALIIDEALQLADTAKALIARHPEFASTQVVLSGSLFRYAELFRNTFIQKLSGYYGELEFVYREDAPAPSVGAALLARRRRSLNVSF from the coding sequence TTGCGAGTATATGTAGGCGTGGATGGAGGCGGTACCAATACTGATGCAGCAATCATTTCTGAATCTGGCGAAATTCTCGCCCGGCTCAGCGGCGGTCCCACGAATCCTCACAGCGTACCACTGGAACAGGCCCTTTCCGAACTGCAACGAGTGCTGGAACAGCTATTTAATCTAAAAAGTGATTTATCGACAAATTGTGAAGGTATATGCCTCGGCATGTCAGGTGTAGATACAGTTCAAGAACGGCAACTTATATCCGACGCAGTAAATAACTATATGAAGAGTCGTAATCGACAGGGATCAGAAAGCTGTCCTGTCTGGGTTGTATCCGAAGGAGAGATTGCCCTGATGGCCTCTCTCGGACATACTCACGGTGTATTGTGCATCTCTGGAACAGGGTCCATCGTGTACGGATTTACGCTGGAAGGAGAACGGTACCGGGCAGGAGGCTGGGGTCATCTGCTCGGAGATGAGGGGAGCGGATATCGTATTGGACAACGTGTGCTTCAAGCAGTCATGCAGAGCTATGACGGCATTCTCCCTCCAACCCGGTTAACTCCGCTTCTTATACAGAAGCTGAACCTTAGGGATATATCCGGGCTAAAGGCGCGGGTGTACCAGGCTGATTGGGGCAAAAGCGAGACAGCATCCATCGCCCGTCTTGCTATAGAAGCTGCTGATTCGGGGGATGAGGTTGCTCGGGCACTGATCATCGATGAAGCTCTACAATTGGCGGATACCGCCAAAGCGTTGATTGCCCGTCATCCTGAATTTGCATCTACTCAGGTTGTCCTGTCCGGGTCGCTGTTTCGATACGCTGAGCTTTTCCGAAATACATTTATCCAGAAGTTATCGGGATATTATGGAGAGTTGGAATTTGTATATCGTGAAGATGCCCCTGCTCCATCGGTAGGTGCAGCACTGCTGGCAAGAAGACGCCGTTCCCTGAATGTATCATTTTAA
- a CDS encoding carbohydrate ABC transporter permease, translated as MKSTQKKTLLVVASILLVVWALVTVIPMYWMLVGSVQDSAMSASFKPQMIPEQLSLSPYERFFAKTDAWRWLYNSLLISVILTVTNVFFASLAGYAFAKLKFPGSQAVFWTLLGTMMIPAQVTLIPLYILMVNVFDMGDTYTAIILPAAVSVGNIFLMKQFMSTLPTSLIHAARIDACSEFGIFWKVILPMAKPGIAVLAIFTFVASWNEFFWPFLITNSNEMRTVQVGLASFVFAESTDFGAMMAGATIGALPMIILFFSLQRYFLQGITIGAVKG; from the coding sequence ATGAAATCAACTCAGAAAAAGACACTGCTTGTTGTTGCATCCATTCTGCTGGTGGTCTGGGCACTGGTGACGGTCATTCCGATGTACTGGATGCTGGTCGGTTCGGTGCAGGATAGTGCGATGTCGGCATCCTTCAAACCGCAGATGATCCCGGAGCAGCTGTCGTTATCACCATATGAGCGCTTTTTTGCCAAAACCGATGCCTGGCGCTGGTTATATAACTCGCTGCTTATCTCGGTCATTCTGACCGTGACGAATGTGTTCTTCGCCTCCCTGGCGGGATATGCGTTCGCCAAACTGAAATTCCCGGGAAGTCAGGCGGTATTCTGGACCTTACTGGGGACGATGATGATTCCGGCACAGGTGACACTGATTCCCTTGTACATTCTGATGGTCAACGTGTTTGACATGGGGGATACGTATACGGCCATTATTCTGCCTGCGGCTGTCAGTGTGGGCAATATTTTCTTAATGAAACAGTTCATGTCGACACTGCCCACATCGCTGATTCATGCGGCACGTATTGATGCATGCAGCGAGTTCGGCATCTTCTGGAAAGTGATTCTGCCGATGGCGAAGCCGGGGATCGCGGTGCTGGCGATATTCACGTTTGTCGCTTCGTGGAATGAATTTTTCTGGCCATTCCTGATCACTAATTCCAACGAGATGCGCACCGTTCAGGTGGGGCTGGCTTCGTTCGTATTTGCCGAATCAACGGACTTCGGCGCCATGATGGCAGGGGCAACGATTGGTGCACTGCCGATGATCATTCTGTTTTTCTCGCTGCAACGTTATTTCCTACAGGGCATTACGATCGGTGCGGTAAAAGGTTAA
- a CDS encoding DUF1343 domain-containing protein, which translates to MGVRAGVDLLSGGLSHPWLTDACIGLMTNPTGITADFVSTVDVCAGLADAKLTALYACEHGLNGELQAGVRFGDTLHPKLGIPVFSLYGLHKKPTPAMLAEVDTVLFDIQDVGVRYYTYASTLFHMMQACAETGKRLLVLDRPNPLGGDVVEGGLLSAGYESLVGAWRVPVRTGLTVGELALLVNSELDVPCELDVIAMEGWQRSMEFTDCNLPWMLPSPNMPTLDSVRVYAGTCLFEGTNVSEGRGTTRPFEWIGAPWVDGERLAERFREHKLEGVHVHPVYMSPTFSKYASELCGGVRIFVTDSSVFRAVDTGLVLLHELASLYPEQFRWLEPPQPGSRYFIDLLTGGREVRDVIHNREELVRLIKAWNVKAEEWKERRKPFLLYP; encoded by the coding sequence ATGGGCGTCAGAGCTGGAGTTGATCTTCTGTCGGGAGGGCTCTCTCACCCATGGTTAACGGATGCATGTATTGGCCTGATGACAAATCCCACGGGTATTACGGCTGATTTCGTCTCTACCGTGGATGTTTGTGCTGGATTGGCAGATGCCAAGCTTACTGCGCTTTATGCTTGTGAGCATGGATTAAATGGTGAGCTTCAGGCGGGCGTACGGTTCGGGGACACGCTGCATCCAAAGTTAGGTATTCCGGTATTCAGTCTTTATGGGTTACACAAGAAGCCTACGCCTGCGATGCTGGCCGAAGTGGACACCGTGCTGTTTGATATCCAGGATGTCGGCGTCCGTTATTACACCTATGCATCGACCTTGTTCCACATGATGCAGGCCTGTGCTGAAACGGGCAAACGACTGCTCGTGCTGGACCGTCCCAATCCGCTGGGCGGGGATGTGGTGGAGGGCGGCTTGTTGAGCGCGGGGTATGAATCACTCGTTGGTGCCTGGCGTGTTCCTGTCCGCACCGGACTGACGGTCGGTGAGCTGGCCCTGTTGGTGAACAGTGAGCTGGACGTCCCCTGCGAATTGGATGTAATTGCGATGGAAGGATGGCAACGCTCCATGGAGTTTACGGACTGTAATTTGCCCTGGATGCTGCCTTCTCCCAATATGCCTACACTGGACAGTGTACGGGTGTATGCGGGTACGTGTCTGTTTGAAGGTACCAATGTCTCGGAGGGCAGAGGTACGACCCGCCCATTTGAATGGATTGGAGCACCGTGGGTAGACGGTGAACGACTTGCGGAACGCTTTCGGGAACACAAACTGGAGGGTGTACATGTGCATCCGGTGTACATGTCGCCAACCTTCTCCAAGTATGCGAGTGAGCTATGCGGAGGTGTGAGGATTTTCGTGACAGACAGCAGCGTATTCCGGGCGGTAGACACAGGGCTGGTGCTTTTGCATGAGCTGGCATCGCTCTACCCGGAGCAATTTCGCTGGTTGGAGCCACCGCAGCCGGGTTCCCGCTATTTTATTGATCTGCTGACCGGAGGCAGGGAAGTCAGAGATGTCATTCATAACCGGGAAGAATTAGTTCGGTTGATAAAAGCATGGAATGTAAAGGCAGAGGAATGGAAGGAGCGGCGGAAGCCGTTTTTGCTATACCCATAA
- the nagZ gene encoding beta-N-acetylhexosaminidase → MSGQKEQYQLKLKQMTLREKIGQMLLCGFHGTEAAGDVDAFLRKYPVGGVIYFARNVESPDQVERLSSGLQRIAVDSGNVPLWISIDQEGGMVARITEGIALMPGQMAIAAAGSIEDAYQAAYISGMELRSLGINMNFAPVLDVNNNAANPVIGVRSFGESPQSVAAYGARTVAGLQDACISATAKHFPGHGDTDTDSHLDLPVITHDRERVERMELIPFRAAIAAGVDAMMSAHIYFPALEPERLPVTLSRAVLSGLLREDLGYEGMIVTDCMEMDAIAVNYGTVDAAVMAVEAGADLVLISHTANLQAGAFEALVAAVQSGRISESRIDESVTRLLMYKAKRGLLDHGMGAHDNEVRGGVSTPFSPEASKGPAPFKFPERNHTLHQKVARRISENSITLVMDQLNMLPLKPERTLVITVATSVTTIADEQLTQVVTLGSALSHCGLDVVDITVTPEEVAICSARLLQAAEEDNIRQIVVGTYNAGSVSGDPQCRLIGWLQQLGKPLAIVALRSPYDLLAIPEVQVYVAAYESRPLAMDSAARALMGRIPFVGKLPVSVK, encoded by the coding sequence ATGAGTGGGCAGAAAGAGCAATACCAGTTAAAGCTGAAGCAAATGACCTTGCGTGAGAAAATCGGGCAAATGCTGCTATGCGGCTTCCATGGTACCGAGGCTGCCGGGGATGTGGATGCTTTTCTCCGAAAGTATCCCGTTGGCGGCGTAATCTATTTTGCGCGCAACGTGGAGTCACCGGATCAGGTAGAGCGGCTATCGTCGGGGCTGCAACGGATTGCTGTCGATAGCGGTAATGTGCCGCTCTGGATATCCATTGATCAGGAGGGTGGCATGGTAGCGCGGATTACCGAAGGGATTGCCTTGATGCCGGGACAGATGGCGATTGCCGCAGCAGGTTCCATCGAAGATGCATACCAGGCAGCTTATATCAGCGGAATGGAGCTGAGGTCTCTGGGAATTAACATGAACTTTGCTCCGGTCCTGGACGTAAACAACAACGCCGCCAATCCGGTAATCGGTGTGCGCTCATTTGGGGAATCACCGCAGTCCGTGGCAGCGTACGGTGCAAGAACCGTAGCGGGATTACAGGATGCATGCATTTCGGCGACGGCCAAACATTTCCCGGGCCACGGGGATACGGATACTGATTCGCATCTGGATCTCCCGGTCATCACCCATGATCGGGAACGGGTAGAGCGTATGGAACTGATTCCGTTTCGGGCTGCCATAGCGGCAGGTGTCGATGCGATGATGTCAGCGCATATTTATTTTCCGGCTCTGGAACCGGAGCGTCTGCCTGTTACGCTATCGCGAGCTGTCTTAAGCGGATTGCTTCGTGAGGATCTGGGTTATGAAGGTATGATTGTGACGGATTGTATGGAGATGGACGCGATTGCTGTCAACTATGGGACTGTCGATGCAGCCGTGATGGCGGTGGAGGCCGGTGCAGATCTGGTGTTGATCAGTCACACAGCCAACCTCCAGGCAGGAGCCTTTGAAGCGTTGGTAGCAGCCGTCCAGAGCGGACGAATCAGCGAGAGTCGTATCGATGAATCGGTAACCCGTCTGTTGATGTATAAGGCAAAACGGGGTCTGCTGGATCATGGAATGGGTGCACATGATAATGAAGTGCGAGGCGGGGTATCGACTCCATTCTCCCCTGAGGCGTCAAAAGGTCCAGCTCCATTCAAGTTCCCAGAGCGTAACCATACGTTACACCAAAAGGTGGCCCGACGAATCAGCGAGAACAGCATCACTTTAGTGATGGATCAGCTGAATATGCTGCCTTTGAAACCGGAACGTACGCTGGTCATTACGGTTGCCACATCGGTGACGACGATTGCCGACGAACAGCTGACTCAGGTGGTTACCCTGGGCTCGGCTTTGTCACATTGCGGACTGGATGTTGTGGATATAACGGTCACCCCAGAGGAAGTTGCCATTTGTTCAGCCCGCCTGCTTCAAGCTGCGGAAGAGGATAACATTCGCCAGATTGTCGTGGGGACGTATAATGCAGGCAGTGTCTCTGGTGATCCGCAGTGCAGGTTAATCGGCTGGCTGCAGCAATTGGGCAAGCCGCTGGCTATTGTGGCACTCCGTAGTCCCTATGATCTGCTGGCGATCCCGGAGGTGCAGGTCTATGTGGCTGCGTACGAGAGCAGACCGCTTGCCATGGATAGCGCCGCTCGGGCGCTGATGGGGCGTATTCCTTTTGTCGGTAAGCTTCCTGTGTCCGTTAAATAG